In the genome of Apodemus sylvaticus chromosome 2, mApoSyl1.1, whole genome shotgun sequence, one region contains:
- the LOC127677807 gene encoding disks large homolog 5-like — MMVGSRGRGDLEETECCSNSRALRFLSQCLEDTLIDMFARLRKLFRRTNVDGRETRERRKGAGLSSESNEGQRRWSWRMWRAGRQTSSPATVLSKKQAKEEEERLTRELQLVTQERSELRDRLIYVTEGAMNKRPYYTPNPLYEKLKLKEKEIMTFLHTLEKENFEAKQTFHDLKKEINFYRNLHSRLLMQKNIMNKRLVTLKQENKEVHADWTIIQQYLIDLNLNVKDEQDKTSILQGQQHQVAETVPRAEISTAQEEALLQNDFPPQEAPDELHPQQPQNSLDESSTT; from the exons ATGATGGTGGGAAGTAGAGGTagaggagacctggaagagaCAGAG tgttgtagcaacagcAGAGCATTGAGGTTTCTAAGTCAGTGTCTAGAGGATACACTGATAGACATGTTTGCCCGACTCAGAAAACTATTTCGGAGAACCAATGTGGAtgggagagagactagagagaggaggaagggggctggcctttcatctgagagtaatgaaggacAAAGGAGGTGGTCATGGAGAATGTGGA gggctggcaggcagacatcatccCCTGCAACTGTcctaagcaagaagcaggccaaggaggaagaggagaggctgacCAGAGAGCTGCAGCTCGTTACACAAGAGAGAAGTGAGCTGAGAGATCGCTTGATCtatgtcacagagggagccatgaacaagag gccatactacacaccaaatccgttatatgaaaaattgaagttaaaggagaaggagattatgacatttctacacaCCTTAGAGAAAGAGAACTTTGAGGCTAAACAGACCTTCCATGATCTCAAGAAGGAGATTAACTTCTATCG CAACCTGCACAGCCGGCTCCTGATGCAGAAGAACATTATGAATAAGAGATTGGttacactgaagcaggagaacaaggaagtacatgctgattggaccatcatTCAGCAATACCTGATTGACTTGAACCTGAATGTTAAAGATGAACAGGACAAGACCAGCATCCTCCAGGGCCAACAACATCAG gtCGCAGAAACTGTACcaagagctgaaatttccacagcccaggaagaggcCCTCCTGCAGAATGATTTTCCACCTCAGGAAGCCCCTGATGAGCTCCATCCTCAACAGCCACAAAATTCCTTGGATGAGTCTTCTACCACATAA